Proteins encoded by one window of Xiphophorus couchianus chromosome 13, X_couchianus-1.0, whole genome shotgun sequence:
- the LOC114156211 gene encoding gastrula zinc finger protein XlCGF8.2DB-like, with amino-acid sequence QKQELTRHMMIHTGEKPFSCVNCGKSFSRKLHLTRHMRTHTGEKPFSCVTCGKTFSRKDELTQHMMIHTGEKPFSCVSCGNSFIRKRDLTQHMMIHTGEKPFSCVTCGNSFIRKQDFTQHMRIHTGEKPFPCGNCGKSFCQKQHLIRHMRIHTGEKPFSCVTCGKSFRQKQELTRHMMIHTGEKPFSCVTCLKSFGEKRKLILHMMIHTGEKPFSCVTVTLSIVECQG; translated from the exons caaaaacaggaattaactcgtcacatgatgattcacactggtgaaaagccgttttcatgtgtgaactgtggaaaaagttttagtcgaaaactgcatttaactagacacatgagaactcatacaggtgaaaagccattttcatgtgtgacctgtgggaaAACTTTTAGTCGAAAAGATGagttaactcagcacatgatgatacACACAG gtgaaaagccgttttcatgcgTGAGCTGTGGAAACAGTTTTATTCGAAAACgggatttaactcagcacatgatgattcacacgggtgaaaagccgttttcatgtgtgacctgtggaaacagttttattcgaaaacaggattttactcagcacatgaggattcacactggtgaaaagccgtttccatgtggaaattgtggaaaaagtttttgtcaaaaacaacatttaattaggcacatgaggattcacactggtgaaaagccgttttcatgcgtgacctgtggaaagagttttcgtcaaaaacaggaattaactcgtcacatgatgattcacactggtgaaaagccgttttcatgtgtgacctgtttaaaaagttttggtgAAAAACGGAAGTTAATTctgcacatgatgattcacactggtgagaagccgttttcatgtgtgac TGTGACACTCAGCATTGTCGAGTGCCAAGGTTAA